One genomic segment of Actinoplanes ianthinogenes includes these proteins:
- a CDS encoding GAF domain-containing sensor histidine kinase yields MSDEVSDEVHDEARLAALHSYRVLDEPRAAVLDDLTRLAATMFDTPMAAVSLIDRDRQWFAGSIGLADAQTPLDVSFCAQILPARRPLIVPDATAHPLFSGYRNVVEAPNIRFYAGAPVIDEDGHVLGAMCVIDDVPREVSDRQVEALTTFAGQAATHLSAIRNRLRMADLGDHLSRAAQREDDLVATITHELRTPVTSIQGYLELLSENEELAAYKRLIEPIHRNGQRLVAMVDHILSGTRPHDAPLPAPVGPVDLNTVVAAALTSCRALTALRAAPVDVFSGPPIVVQADLARLSHAIEQVLRNALLFTPADRPITIRVGAEPRPTVEVIDCGVGIPDDELAFVFDRFYRGRHAREQAIPGVGLGLTIARASIAAHLGDLTVTSGPAGTTARVTLPAVA; encoded by the coding sequence ATGAGCGACGAGGTCAGCGACGAGGTCCACGACGAAGCCCGGCTCGCCGCACTGCACTCCTACCGGGTGCTGGACGAGCCCCGCGCGGCGGTGCTGGACGATCTCACGCGGCTCGCGGCCACCATGTTCGACACCCCGATGGCGGCCGTGTCGCTGATCGACCGGGACCGGCAGTGGTTCGCCGGCAGCATCGGCCTGGCCGACGCGCAGACCCCGCTCGACGTGTCGTTCTGCGCGCAGATCCTGCCGGCCCGCCGCCCGCTGATCGTCCCGGACGCCACCGCGCACCCGCTGTTCTCCGGGTACCGCAACGTGGTCGAGGCACCGAACATCCGGTTCTACGCCGGCGCCCCGGTGATCGACGAGGACGGGCACGTGCTCGGCGCGATGTGCGTGATCGACGACGTGCCCCGCGAGGTCAGCGACCGCCAGGTGGAGGCGCTCACCACGTTCGCCGGGCAGGCCGCCACGCACCTGTCCGCGATCCGCAACCGGCTGCGGATGGCCGACCTCGGCGATCACCTGTCCCGGGCCGCGCAGCGCGAGGACGACCTGGTCGCCACCATCACGCACGAGCTGCGTACCCCGGTGACCAGCATCCAGGGATACCTGGAGCTGCTCAGCGAGAACGAGGAGCTGGCGGCGTACAAGCGGTTGATCGAGCCGATCCACCGCAACGGGCAGCGACTGGTCGCGATGGTCGACCACATCCTGTCCGGCACCCGCCCGCACGACGCGCCGCTGCCCGCCCCGGTCGGCCCGGTCGACCTGAACACCGTGGTCGCCGCGGCGCTGACCTCGTGCCGGGCGCTCACGGCGCTGCGCGCCGCGCCGGTCGACGTGTTCTCCGGCCCGCCGATCGTCGTGCAGGCCGACCTGGCCCGGCTGTCCCACGCGATCGAGCAGGTGCTGCGCAACGCGCTGCTGTTCACCCCGGCCGACCGGCCGATCACGATCCGGGTCGGCGCCGAGCCCCGGCCCACGGTGGAGGTCATCGACTGCGGGGTGGGCATCCCGGACGACGAGCTGGCCTTCGTCTTCGACCGCTTCTATCGCGGGCGGCACGCCCGTGAGCAGGCCATCCCCGGCGTCGGCCTGGGACTGACGATCGCCCGCGCCTCGATCGCCGCACACCTCGGGGACCTCACTGTGACCAGCGGCCCGGCCGGTACCACCGCCCGGGTGACCCTGCCCGCCGTGGCCTGA